One region of Acomys russatus chromosome 8, mAcoRus1.1, whole genome shotgun sequence genomic DNA includes:
- the LOC127192918 gene encoding carbonyl reductase [NADPH] 1-like isoform X2: protein MSSNSRIALVTGANKGIGFAIARDLCRKFSGDVVLTARDEARGRAAVQQLQAEGLSPRFHQLDINDLQSIRALRDFLRREYGGLDVLVNNAGIAFPCPGLTHFHIQAEAAMKTNFFGTQAVCTELLPLIKLQGRVVNVSSIISLEALKNCSPELQQKFRSETITEEKLVGLMNKFVDDAKKGVHAQEGWPNTAYGVTKIGVTVLSRIHARKLIEQRRGDKVLLNACCPGWVRTDMAGPKATKSPEEGAETPVYLALLPPDAEGPHGQFVSEKKVQQW, encoded by the exons ATGTCGTCCAACAGCCGCATTGCTCTGGTGACCGGGGCTAACAAGGGCATCGGCTTCGCGATCGCGCGTGACCTGTGTCGGAAGTTCTCCGGGGACGTGGTGCTCACGGCGCGGGACGAGGCGCGGGGCCGGGCGGCGGTGCAGCAGCTGCAGGCGGAGGGCCTGAGCCCACGCTTCCACCAGCTGGACATCAACGACCTGCAGAGCATCCGCGCGCTGCGCGACTTTCTGCGCAGGGAGTACGGGGGACTGGACGTGCTGGTCAACAACGCGGGCATTG catttcctt GCCCTGGTCTCACCCACTTCCACATTCAAGCAGAAGCAGCGATGAAAACAAACTTCTTTGGTACTCAGGCGGTCTGCACAGAGCTGCTTCCTCTAATCAAACTGCAAG GCAGAGTAGTGAACGTGTCAAGCATAATAAGTCTTGAGGCCCTGAAGAACTGCAGCCCAGAGCTGCAGCAGAAGTTCCGAAGCGAGACCATCACAGAGGAGAAGCTGGTGGGGCTCATGAACAAGTTTGTGGACGACGCAAAGAAAGGGGTGCACGCGCAGGAAGGCTGGCCTAACACTGCCTATGGGGTGACCAAGATTGGGGTGACCGTCCTGTCCAGAATCCATGCCAGGAAACTCATCgagcagaggagaggggacaAGGTCCTCCTGAATGCCTGCTGCCCTGGGTGGGTGAGAACCGACATGGCGGGGCCCAAAGCTACAAAAAGCCCAGAAGAAGGGGCAGAGACACCCGTGTACTTGGCCCTTTTGCCGCCAGATGCAGAGGGGCCTCACGGGCAGTTTGTTAGTGAGAAAAAGGTTCAACAGTGGTGA
- the LOC127192918 gene encoding carbonyl reductase [NADPH] 1-like isoform X1 produces MSSNSRIALVTGANKGIGFAIARDLCRKFSGDVVLTARDEARGRAAVQQLQAEGLSPRFHQLDINDLQSIRALRDFLRREYGGLDVLVNNAGIACKGPGLTHFHIQAEAAMKTNFFGTQAVCTELLPLIKLQGRVVNVSSIISLEALKNCSPELQQKFRSETITEEKLVGLMNKFVDDAKKGVHAQEGWPNTAYGVTKIGVTVLSRIHARKLIEQRRGDKVLLNACCPGWVRTDMAGPKATKSPEEGAETPVYLALLPPDAEGPHGQFVSEKKVQQW; encoded by the exons ATGTCGTCCAACAGCCGCATTGCTCTGGTGACCGGGGCTAACAAGGGCATCGGCTTCGCGATCGCGCGTGACCTGTGTCGGAAGTTCTCCGGGGACGTGGTGCTCACGGCGCGGGACGAGGCGCGGGGCCGGGCGGCGGTGCAGCAGCTGCAGGCGGAGGGCCTGAGCCCACGCTTCCACCAGCTGGACATCAACGACCTGCAGAGCATCCGCGCGCTGCGCGACTTTCTGCGCAGGGAGTACGGGGGACTGGACGTGCTGGTCAACAACGCGGGCATTG cGTGCAAAGGCCCTGGTCTCACCCACTTCCACATTCAAGCAGAAGCAGCGATGAAAACAAACTTCTTTGGTACTCAGGCGGTCTGCACAGAGCTGCTTCCTCTAATCAAACTGCAAG GCAGAGTAGTGAACGTGTCAAGCATAATAAGTCTTGAGGCCCTGAAGAACTGCAGCCCAGAGCTGCAGCAGAAGTTCCGAAGCGAGACCATCACAGAGGAGAAGCTGGTGGGGCTCATGAACAAGTTTGTGGACGACGCAAAGAAAGGGGTGCACGCGCAGGAAGGCTGGCCTAACACTGCCTATGGGGTGACCAAGATTGGGGTGACCGTCCTGTCCAGAATCCATGCCAGGAAACTCATCgagcagaggagaggggacaAGGTCCTCCTGAATGCCTGCTGCCCTGGGTGGGTGAGAACCGACATGGCGGGGCCCAAAGCTACAAAAAGCCCAGAAGAAGGGGCAGAGACACCCGTGTACTTGGCCCTTTTGCCGCCAGATGCAGAGGGGCCTCACGGGCAGTTTGTTAGTGAGAAAAAGGTTCAACAGTGGTGA